A window of Gossypium hirsutum isolate 1008001.06 chromosome D13, Gossypium_hirsutum_v2.1, whole genome shotgun sequence genomic DNA:
TTCAAATCCACATCCTCTTAGATTCAGATCAAGAGAAAAAGAGGCAACCCATGATGTCAGTTAGGATCTACTCTCTTTTTTAACGGATATCTCCACTAATCAGCCTTTACTAGTTTATGCTCTCTACCTTTATTCTTCTTTGATGAGCAATAGGTGACTCATGCAAGCAAAAAGGTTAGATTCAACCACCATAACTATATCCCTTTAAATACCATTTCCCAATTCCAAAGATTCATTCCTCAACCATCACCAAAAATAACTTCTCTTCCTTTGATcatctttccatttcattcacaAAAAATGAAGAACCAAATACTCGAACAAGTCATTGGAGTTCCAATGAAATCAACACCGTATCGAGTTGAGCGAACGCCGAGACGATACTTACCGGATTCTGCTGGTCAGTATCGGATTCCATCATCTGTTGAAGGGTCTAACACATTTAGAGAAGGTAGGTGGCTACATTTTAATCTGTTGTGTCTAGAAATTCATAATGAAGATGTGTTTTTAGTACTAATGACAAAGCTTTGCAAATTGCAGGCAAAAGAAACTTTGTACTTAAAAGGATAAACAATATTGGGAAGAAAGCTGATACTTTCGCACATGGAGTCCGAGAACATGGTATGAAATCAACCACTCTAAAagtctaattatatatatatatatgcaggtATGTATGTGAAAACTGAAGTAATTTTTGGAACTGCAGTGAGGTTGGGGCCAAAGATCAGTGAAACTGTGAAGGGAAAGTTGAGTTTGGGGGCAAGAATTCTTCAAGTAGGAGGGGTGGAGAAGATTTTCAAGCAATTGTTTAGTGTTAGAGAAGGAGAGAAGCTGTTGAAGGCATGCCAATGCCATTTATCAACAACAGCAGGTCCCATAGCTGGTTTACTTTTTATCTCATCTCAAAAGGTTGCCTTTTGCAGTGATAGATCAATCAAAATCCCTTCTCCTAATGGAGAATATCTCAGAGTTCATTACAAGGTTCGTATATACCATCTGTTTTTTCCCCTCTCACTGTATAATTTTGCACCCATCAATTCTCATTTTGTTGTATATCAAATTTGATGCAGGTTTTGATTCCACTTGAGAAAATAAAGGGAGTGAATGAGAGTGAAAACATGAAGAAACCGTCACAAAAGTACATGGAAATTGTGACAGTGGATGATTTTGAGTTCTGGTTTATGGGTTTCTTTAATTACCAGAAAGCTTTCAAGTACCTTCAACAAGCAATCTCCCAAAGACTACTACATGATGTACTACAAGTCACTTTCTAGGTGGCTTACAAATGTTTTTCTCCATGAGTAAAGATAGGAGGAGATCTATCATCCACAATACCACCAGTGGCGACAATGGAGATATTTCAGCACCCCAAGGGCCAATCACTGGTCAAAAAACGATGCTGCAGCTGGAAGCTCATCTGAAAAATCAGCCAAACAGCTCCGTTAACATCCTGCTGCACCAGCTGGTCTTGGTGTGTATGATGCTCCAACTATAGGGCAACCAATAAGAAGCCCCCTCGTATCAGCTGCCATTTGTACAAAGGAGAGTTACCGATTTTCTGATTTAGCCTGAATAAGATTTGCTTATTTGCAAGCACAAATTTGTGGCTTTCATTTGTTTAATCTCTAAATAAGCCATAGGGATAGTATGTACATGCATCTGTATAGTCAACTTTGGAAAACGGAAAATGTTAAATATTGCAGATTTATGGGTAGGGCAGCAttttggacttttttttttttcattttgttgtgAAATGACTATCAATGTAAATTGTGAACTGCGAGATATGAGCTCACTAAGACTGCGAGCTCACCTGCGAACTACGAACTATGAGCTCACCAGAACAACTCACTAGAACTGCGAGCTCACCAAATGTGTGAGCTCACCAAGCATGAGAGCTCACTTGCGACCTCTTCACTCTGCAAGTTGCCAACTTGCACTGAAACtgtgataaattttgattaaacatTTTGAGAGACAATTAGACAGAAACCAACAAATGAAAAAGGAAGTTATATGAATCTAGTCACTAAATTAAGCCAAgttgtaatattttattattgctTTTAGCTTATTTAAGCATACTTTTTCATGTAAACTATGTATTAGTTTTTTTAATGAAACAGTTCACAAGAAATTGACTTCTCCATTTTTCATCTTTTGCTTCGGTTTCAACCTCTCCTTCTTCAAAAATTCAACAATTGGTATCGAGAGCCATTTATCTTTGAGACctgtttttcattaaaaaatgtcTTCAACAAACTTTACACCACCACCACCCCTGTTTTTACAGGTGAAAACTACCACATCTGGGTAGTAAAAATGAAAACCTATCTTCAAGCCTTTGATCTTTGGGAGGTTGTAAATGCTGAAATAGAACCAGCAGTGTTGAGGCCAAATCCCATTCTTACTCAAATGAAACAATACAATGAGGAATGTGCCaaaaaaaaataaggcaatgtcttGCCTACAAAATGGTGTTTCAGACGTGATCTTCACAAAAATCATGGCCTGTGAAACTCTCAAACAAACTTGGGATAAGCTCAAGCAGGTTTTCTAGGGATCACAGAAGATAAGCTCAAGCAGGAGTTCTAGGGATCACAGAAGAAAGATGATAGTTGGAAAGATGGTGGCAAGAAAAAAAATCCACCATGCTTTCACTGCAAAAAAACCAATCACCTAGAGAGGTATTGCTGGTTCAGGCTAGATATTCAATGTAGAAGTTGCAAACAATTTGGGCATATGGAGAGGGTGTGCAAGAATAATGGGCACGCACAACAATAACAAAATGCTTAGGCACAAACACCAAAAGCAGATCAAGAAGAACTGATGTTCATTACCTCTTGCAAAGCCAAGTTTGCTACCTCCTGCGAAGCCCAGTTCGTGGCACCATGCGAACCTTCcaacaaacaaagaaaaaattggcTTGTTGATAGTAGATGCACAAACCACATGACATCAGATGAAAGCATCTTCAAGCAGATTGACAGAAGTTTCATTTCACAAGTTAAAGTTGGAAATGGACAGTACATTGAAGCAGTAGGAAAAGGAGATGTGCTAATCAACACTCCTACAGGTACTAAAGTAATTACATATGTGCTTTTAGTTCTTGAAATAGATCGTAATCTCCTTAGAATTGGTCAATTGATTGAGAAAAAATACATTGTTGTTTTCGAAGAAAAATACTGCACTATATTTGATTCATTAGGACAGGAAGTTGTGATAGTCCCTATGAATAATAGAAGCTTTATGCTGGATTAGAATTTTATGGACTTGAGAGCCTATACCAGTTCAGTGGATGAATCATATAGTTGGCACAAAAGACAGGGACATGTGAACAATAAGTTCCTTAGTCAATCAAGTGTGCAAATAAAAAACAATTGAGAATATAACTAAAGTTGAAGATAAAGATGGAGATGAAGGCTTTGATGATCTTCTTGTTAAAAGCACTAGGTCTATTGTTGAAGCTTATCACAGGTGTGACTTAGCAAAATGAGAGTCTACAATTTTTGAAGAAGTTGCACGAGAAAACAACATTGGTGTTTGCTGCAAAATGGTCAAGAAAGAGTGTTCAAAATTGGCCAATCATGCAGTAGCAAGCAGCAGGATGAAGTGTGAGCCTGTGAGCTCACCAAAATGCAAGTTGCGAActcaaaaaaaatgtgtgttgaAAGATGTGTGAGATATGAAAAGTGCAAGCTACAAGCTAAGTGAAATGTATGCTACAAAAGTGCGAGCTCATCGAAGCACAAGCTTGAGAGCAGGCAAAAATCCAAACTTGCTGATACTCTAACAAAACCCCTTGAGAAGATGATGTTTGAAAAACTGTGTTACAATATTGGAGTTCGAAACATGGAGGATGAGTGTTGCGAAATGACCATCCATGTTAACTGCGAACTGTG
This region includes:
- the LOC107918930 gene encoding putative GEM-like protein 8, with the translated sequence MKNQILEQVIGVPMKSTPYRVERTPRRYLPDSAGQYRIPSSVEGSNTFREGKRNFVLKRINNIGKKADTFAHGVREHVRLGPKISETVKGKLSLGARILQVGGVEKIFKQLFSVREGEKLLKACQCHLSTTAGPIAGLLFISSQKVAFCSDRSIKIPSPNGEYLRVHYKVLIPLEKIKGVNESENMKKPSQKYMEIVTVDDFEFWFMGFFNYQKAFKYLQQAISQRLLHDVLQVTF